CCCATTGCAATGCATATCACTAGAGTCAATGTAGTAGCAAGATTTTTGACTGACAGCAAACATAAGCCATCTGTCAGATTTTGGAGAATTAGATGAAAAAATATCAATGCATCGTTTGTGGTTGGATTTATGACGAAGCAGAAGGCTGGCCACAAGATGGCATCGCAGCTGGAACAAAATGGGAAGATATTCCTGATGATTGGACTTGCCCAGATTGTGGTGTATCTAAAGCTGATTTTGAGATGGTAGAAGTGTAATCAGTACATCAGAAAAGACCATGTTCACATGGTCTTTTTTATCACGTATATAATATTGCAATAGTATGGAGAATCATATGCAACCAGTCGTCATCGTAGG
The DNA window shown above is from Acinetobacter piscicola and carries:
- the rubA gene encoding rubredoxin RubA gives rise to the protein MKKYQCIVCGWIYDEAEGWPQDGIAAGTKWEDIPDDWTCPDCGVSKADFEMVEV